In Amycolatopsis methanolica 239, a single genomic region encodes these proteins:
- a CDS encoding hydantoinase B/oxoprolinase family protein — translation MTPSPVTTEIIRSALIQAAEDMNMTLIRSSYTPTIYEGKDCAVALLDREHRVLGQSSGLPIFLGNLEECTRHTEERFGADVWQPGDVWVLNDSYLGGTHLNDCTVYAPIFVDGELAGFAASRAHWIDMGSKDPGGSMDSTTIYQEGLRMGPTRIVVGGEENTDVVRLIETNVRFPYVTIGDMRAQVACARMGVRRLGELFARFGADTIEAARAEIFEQTERLERARIAAIPDGTYEATGWLDNDAIDLGTPLKVTVRVTVDGEEMTIDLTDCADQTTGPVNCGRSQAISAARVGYKLLISPSISLNGGSFAPLEVKVRDGSMLAAREPAACQYYYSSLGMLIDLVVKALAPAMPDEVAAASYGDSMIVQFAGDNPRTGEPFVTLEATVGGWGAWRGGDGETALINNVNGSLRDLPIEVVETLYPVRVDEYRIRPDSGGAGRWRGGNGVIRQYTMEADMDLSLWWERSVTPAWGVFGGAAGAPPRVVLNPGRADEREMLKVNSLPVHRGDVLRCESGGGGGYGDPAGRDPAAVEADLALELITRRP, via the coding sequence ATGACCCCGAGCCCGGTCACCACGGAGATCATCCGCTCGGCGCTCATCCAGGCCGCCGAGGACATGAACATGACCCTCATCCGGTCGTCGTACACGCCGACGATCTACGAGGGCAAGGACTGCGCGGTGGCGCTGCTCGACCGCGAGCACCGGGTGCTGGGCCAGTCCTCCGGCCTGCCGATCTTCCTCGGCAACCTGGAGGAGTGCACCCGCCACACCGAGGAGCGGTTCGGCGCGGACGTGTGGCAGCCCGGGGACGTGTGGGTGCTCAACGACTCCTACCTCGGCGGCACGCACCTCAACGACTGCACGGTGTACGCGCCGATCTTCGTCGACGGTGAGCTCGCCGGGTTCGCCGCGTCGCGGGCGCATTGGATCGACATGGGGTCCAAGGACCCGGGCGGGTCGATGGACTCCACGACGATCTACCAGGAGGGCCTGCGGATGGGCCCGACCCGGATCGTGGTCGGCGGCGAGGAGAACACAGACGTCGTGCGGCTGATCGAGACCAACGTGCGTTTCCCCTACGTCACGATCGGCGACATGCGCGCGCAGGTGGCGTGCGCGCGCATGGGTGTGCGGCGGCTGGGGGAGTTGTTCGCCCGGTTCGGGGCGGACACCATCGAGGCCGCGCGTGCGGAGATCTTCGAGCAGACCGAGCGCCTGGAGCGGGCGCGGATCGCCGCGATCCCGGACGGCACCTACGAGGCCACGGGCTGGCTGGACAACGACGCCATCGACCTCGGCACGCCGCTGAAGGTCACCGTGCGCGTCACCGTCGACGGCGAGGAGATGACGATCGACCTCACCGACTGCGCCGACCAGACCACCGGTCCGGTCAACTGTGGACGGTCGCAGGCCATCTCGGCCGCGCGCGTCGGGTACAAGCTGCTGATCTCACCGTCGATCAGCCTCAACGGCGGGTCGTTCGCACCGCTGGAGGTGAAGGTGCGCGACGGCTCGATGCTGGCGGCAAGGGAACCGGCGGCATGCCAGTACTACTACTCCAGCCTCGGTATGCTGATCGACCTGGTGGTCAAGGCGCTGGCCCCGGCGATGCCGGACGAGGTGGCCGCGGCCAGCTACGGCGATTCGATGATCGTCCAGTTCGCCGGCGACAACCCGCGCACCGGTGAGCCGTTCGTGACCCTGGAGGCGACCGTCGGCGGCTGGGGCGCGTGGCGCGGCGGCGACGGGGAGACCGCGTTGATCAACAACGTCAACGGCTCGCTGCGCGACCTGCCGATCGAGGTCGTCGAGACGCTGTACCCGGTGCGGGTGGACGAGTACCGGATCCGGCCGGACTCCGGCGGCGCGGGTCGCTGGCGCGGCGGCAACGGGGTGATCCGTCAGTACACAATGGAAGCCGACATGGATCTCTCGCTGTGGTGGGAGCGCTCGGTGACCCCGGCGTGGGGCGTGTTCGGCGGCGCGGCCGGTGCGCCCCCACGCGTGGTGCTCAACCCCGGCCGCGCGGACGAACGGGAGATGCTGAAGGTCAACAGCCTGCCCGTCCACCGCGGCGACGTCCTGCGATGCGAATCCGGAGGCGGCGGCGGTTACGGCGACCCGGCCGGCCGGGACCCGGCGGCCGTCGAAGCGGACCTCGCGCTGGAGCTGATCACCCGACGGCCCTGA
- a CDS encoding hydantoinase/oxoprolinase family protein — protein MTYRVAMDIGGTFTDVVTYDETTRQLRAGKVLTTPDDLARGVFDALEGFRLPFADIGFFVHGTTQGLNALLERRGARVLILTTRGIGDVYQIARGNRNRLFDLHYRKPEPLVPRNAVAEVGGRLSAQGEELEPLDTDAVRLVAKRVRAEGFDAVAVCFLFSYLDPRHERRAGEILREELGDDVLVVLSSEVAPEWREYERTSTAVMEAYTGPAVHRYLDRIESRFAEKGLSVPVHVMQSSGGLVNAGFARRHPLQTLLSGPVGGTMGGVAASRLLGRPDVICIDMGGTSFDVSLVMDHRPDVTPDGEAEGFPLLMPMVNLHTIGAGGGSLAYAEGNGLRVGPESAGAVPGPACYGRGGTQATVTDANCVLGRVDPESFAGGGMRLDTEAAHRAVAELAATFDMDPVELASGICDVSNAKMAQAIRTLTVEHGREPAQFALLAFGGAGPMHAAFIAKEIGVREVVVPRFPGAFSAWGMLEADVRRDFSRQFFATSATLDVTALAAELSGLDEQASAALAEQGIPPERREITHGLDMRYESQDYTLTVPILPGEDVTAPEFRAAIEERFAQAHHQRYGHATPGAPVQFVTIRTTGRGRVDRTPGEPPEVRDAGEPTVRDVVFDGVAVPTPIVARSTLAPGAELTGPAIVHEETSTTVVPPGASLRVDDHGFLIITLDTEEQA, from the coding sequence ATGACCTACCGGGTCGCCATGGACATCGGCGGCACCTTCACCGACGTCGTCACCTACGACGAGACGACGCGGCAGCTGCGGGCCGGCAAGGTCCTCACCACCCCGGACGACCTGGCGCGCGGCGTGTTCGACGCGCTCGAGGGGTTCCGGCTGCCGTTCGCCGACATCGGGTTCTTCGTGCACGGCACCACGCAGGGCCTCAACGCGCTGCTGGAACGGCGCGGTGCGCGGGTGCTGATCCTCACCACGCGCGGGATCGGTGACGTCTACCAGATCGCTCGCGGCAACCGGAACCGGTTGTTCGACCTGCACTACCGCAAGCCCGAGCCGCTCGTGCCGCGCAACGCGGTGGCCGAGGTCGGCGGCAGGCTGAGCGCGCAGGGCGAGGAGCTGGAACCGCTGGACACCGACGCGGTGCGGCTGGTGGCCAAGCGGGTGCGCGCCGAGGGGTTCGACGCGGTCGCCGTGTGCTTCCTGTTCTCCTACCTCGATCCCCGTCACGAACGGCGCGCCGGGGAGATCCTGCGCGAGGAGCTGGGCGACGACGTGCTCGTCGTGCTCTCCTCCGAGGTCGCCCCGGAGTGGCGCGAGTACGAGCGCACCTCCACCGCTGTCATGGAGGCTTACACCGGCCCCGCCGTGCACCGCTACCTCGACCGGATCGAGTCGCGGTTCGCGGAGAAGGGCCTGTCGGTCCCGGTGCACGTCATGCAGTCCTCCGGCGGGCTGGTCAACGCGGGTTTCGCGCGCAGGCACCCGCTGCAGACCCTGCTGTCCGGCCCGGTCGGCGGCACGATGGGCGGGGTCGCCGCGAGCAGGCTGCTCGGCAGGCCGGACGTCATCTGCATCGACATGGGTGGCACGTCGTTCGACGTGTCCCTGGTGATGGACCACCGGCCCGACGTCACCCCGGACGGGGAAGCCGAGGGGTTCCCGCTGCTCATGCCGATGGTCAACCTGCACACCATCGGCGCGGGCGGCGGATCGCTCGCCTACGCCGAGGGCAACGGCCTGCGCGTCGGTCCCGAGTCGGCGGGCGCGGTGCCCGGTCCGGCTTGCTACGGCCGCGGCGGCACCCAGGCGACCGTCACCGACGCCAACTGCGTGCTGGGCCGGGTGGACCCGGAGTCGTTCGCGGGCGGCGGGATGCGGCTGGACACCGAGGCGGCGCACCGGGCGGTCGCCGAGCTCGCCGCCACGTTCGACATGGACCCGGTGGAGCTGGCGTCGGGGATCTGCGACGTGTCCAACGCGAAGATGGCGCAGGCGATCCGCACCCTCACCGTCGAGCACGGCCGGGAACCGGCCCAGTTCGCGCTGCTCGCCTTCGGCGGCGCGGGCCCGATGCACGCGGCGTTCATCGCCAAGGAGATCGGGGTGCGCGAGGTGGTGGTGCCGCGGTTCCCCGGCGCGTTCTCCGCGTGGGGCATGCTCGAGGCGGACGTGCGCCGTGACTTCTCCCGGCAGTTCTTCGCCACGAGCGCGACCTTGGACGTCACCGCGCTCGCCGCCGAACTGTCCGGTTTGGATGAACAGGCGTCGGCGGCGCTGGCCGAGCAGGGCATCCCGCCGGAGCGGCGCGAGATCACCCACGGCCTGGACATGCGTTACGAGAGCCAGGACTACACGCTGACCGTGCCGATCCTGCCCGGCGAGGACGTGACCGCGCCGGAGTTCCGCGCCGCCATCGAGGAGCGGTTCGCACAGGCGCACCACCAGCGCTACGGCCACGCCACGCCGGGCGCGCCGGTCCAGTTCGTCACGATCCGCACCACCGGGCGCGGCCGGGTGGACCGCACACCCGGTGAACCGCCGGAGGTGCGGGACGCGGGCGAGCCGACGGTGCGCGACGTGGTGTTCGACGGCGTCGCCGTGCCGACGCCGATCGTCGCGCGCTCGACGCTGGCGCCGGGCGCGGAGCTGACGGGCCCGGCGATCGTGCACGAGGAGACCTCGACCACCGTGGTGCCGCCGGGCGCGTCACTGCGGGTGGACGACCACGGTTTCCTGATCATCACCCTGGACACGGAGGAACAGGCATGA
- a CDS encoding MFS transporter: MVSVPGRVEPVSVGDVCDRMRLTRAHVVAGAVLFFTFVIEAWEQVGLVYVSTGIAGDFGVDNTRLGWALSAVAFGMAPGALIWGAIIDRLGRRRVTVLSLLIYAALALAAGLSPEFWLFLGLRFASGVAFGGVYSVTFPYFLELLPTRWRGQGAVALSIGFPVGTLLCILVSQTLGGISWRAVAIVAALAGLWALAVLRWVPESPYWLARQDRHADAARVLRGLGADLDERTRFRIDHEAGGNRRGLRGLLRGRVRRNFFLLLLVSFTFSWGYWGLQTWLPVLLEGRGMSVSGALWFVAVTQLVSVPGYLLAAWLTRRHGRKRVFLWFVFASALGGALFGIATNAGQMYAGNLVLAFFSLGAWGIWNTWAGEALPTSLRGLGYAWVTSAILLANTVSVPVIGALMDHDVPSFAVIGSIVAFLIVALLAVIPLPETEGKALD; the protein is encoded by the coding sequence ATGGTGTCTGTCCCGGGTAGGGTCGAGCCGGTCTCCGTCGGGGACGTGTGCGACCGCATGCGGCTGACCCGCGCCCACGTGGTGGCGGGCGCGGTCCTGTTCTTCACGTTCGTCATCGAGGCGTGGGAACAGGTCGGGCTCGTCTACGTGTCGACCGGCATCGCCGGCGACTTCGGTGTCGACAACACGCGGCTGGGCTGGGCGCTGTCGGCGGTGGCGTTCGGCATGGCGCCGGGCGCGCTGATCTGGGGCGCGATCATCGACCGTCTCGGCAGGCGGCGGGTCACCGTCCTGAGCCTGCTGATCTACGCCGCCCTCGCGCTGGCGGCCGGGTTGTCGCCGGAGTTCTGGCTGTTCCTGGGCCTGCGGTTCGCCTCAGGCGTCGCGTTCGGCGGGGTGTACTCGGTGACGTTCCCCTACTTCCTGGAACTGCTGCCCACGCGCTGGCGCGGCCAGGGCGCGGTCGCGCTGTCGATCGGGTTCCCGGTGGGCACGCTGTTGTGCATCCTGGTCAGCCAGACGCTCGGTGGCATCAGCTGGCGGGCGGTGGCGATCGTGGCCGCGCTGGCCGGGCTGTGGGCGCTCGCGGTGCTGCGCTGGGTGCCGGAATCGCCGTACTGGCTGGCCCGGCAGGACCGCCACGCCGACGCGGCGCGGGTGCTGCGCGGCCTCGGCGCCGACCTCGACGAGCGGACCCGGTTCCGCATCGACCACGAGGCCGGCGGCAACCGCCGCGGCTTGCGCGGCTTGCTCCGCGGCCGGGTGCGCCGCAACTTCTTCCTGCTGCTCCTTGTGTCGTTCACCTTCAGCTGGGGCTACTGGGGCCTGCAGACCTGGCTGCCGGTCCTGTTGGAGGGCCGTGGGATGAGCGTGTCGGGCGCGCTGTGGTTCGTCGCCGTGACGCAGCTGGTGTCGGTGCCCGGCTACCTGCTGGCCGCGTGGCTCACCCGCCGCCACGGCCGCAAACGCGTGTTCCTGTGGTTCGTGTTCGCCTCCGCGCTCGGCGGCGCGTTGTTCGGCATCGCCACGAACGCGGGCCAGATGTACGCGGGCAACCTCGTGCTGGCGTTCTTCTCGCTCGGCGCATGGGGCATCTGGAACACCTGGGCGGGCGAGGCGCTGCCGACGAGCCTGCGCGGTCTCGGCTACGCGTGGGTCACCTCGGCGATCCTGCTGGCCAACACCGTGTCCGTCCCGGTGATCGGGGCGCTGATGGACCACGACGTGCCGTCGTTCGCCGTCATCGGGTCGATCGTGGCGTTCCTGATCGTCGCGCTGCTGGCCGTGATCCCGCTGCCGGAAACCGAGGGCAAGGCGCTCGACTGA
- a CDS encoding LacI family DNA-binding transcriptional regulator, translated as MSTPAAKITIRDVADRAGVAISTVSHAFSGSRPISRATRERVLRAARELGYDPNPSARSLRTGRSGIVGLVLRPRYAVTGTPDRAETFNRLVGSVATEMLRRKTGLIHVPDIDDPSVARVPMDGCIVAHPYGNDPVLTELTRRGIPVVTVEEDPERPELPWAVRLDYPKVVSALLDHLREQGARRIALFTGTEDNAWNRRTRETYLAWSARRRRSTRVEVLSEGLTPEEAMREVRACLRERRRPDAIVMATSDFAAPAAGVAAELGLHVPDELMIASLTDSEHSRTASPPITAMDLNHELLAERAVELMLARLSGADEPAEALVIEPVLNLRASTRRG; from the coding sequence GTGAGCACACCGGCCGCGAAGATCACGATCCGGGACGTGGCCGACCGGGCGGGCGTCGCGATCAGCACCGTGTCGCACGCCTTCTCCGGCAGCCGCCCGATTTCGCGCGCCACCCGGGAACGCGTGCTGCGCGCGGCGCGGGAGCTGGGGTACGACCCGAACCCGAGCGCGCGGTCGCTGCGCACCGGCCGGTCCGGGATCGTCGGGCTGGTGCTGCGGCCGCGGTACGCGGTCACCGGGACGCCGGACCGGGCGGAGACGTTCAACCGGTTGGTGGGCTCGGTGGCGACGGAGATGCTGCGGCGCAAGACCGGTCTGATCCACGTGCCCGACATCGACGACCCGTCGGTGGCGCGGGTGCCGATGGACGGCTGCATCGTCGCCCACCCGTACGGCAACGACCCGGTGCTCACGGAGCTGACGCGCCGCGGCATCCCGGTGGTGACGGTCGAGGAGGATCCGGAGCGGCCCGAGCTGCCGTGGGCCGTGCGGCTGGACTACCCCAAGGTGGTGTCGGCGCTGCTGGACCACCTGCGCGAGCAGGGCGCGCGGCGGATCGCGTTGTTCACCGGCACGGAGGACAACGCGTGGAACCGGCGCACCCGGGAGACCTACCTCGCCTGGTCGGCGCGGCGCAGGCGGAGCACGCGGGTCGAGGTGCTCAGCGAGGGCCTGACCCCGGAGGAGGCGATGCGCGAGGTGCGCGCCTGCCTGCGCGAACGGCGCCGCCCGGACGCGATCGTGATGGCGACGAGCGATTTCGCGGCACCCGCGGCCGGCGTCGCGGCAGAGCTCGGGCTGCACGTCCCAGACGAGCTGATGATCGCGTCCCTGACCGACAGCGAACACTCCCGCACGGCGAGCCCGCCCATCACGGCGATGGACCTGAACCACGAGCTGCTCGCCGAGCGGGCGGTGGAGCTGATGCTGGCGCGGCTGTCCGGAGCGGACGAGCCGGCGGAGGCGCTGGTGATCGAGCCGGTGCTGAACCTGCGCGCCTCCACGCGGCGCGGGTGA
- a CDS encoding TraR/DksA family transcriptional regulator — MLERIAALSRQVEGIVEASAWSANDDEHDPEGVTIAFERAQVQDLLRQARADLDEVDAAMRRLREGTYGRCERCGADIGEGRLDALLATRTCIRCADARRR; from the coding sequence GTGCTGGAGCGCATCGCGGCGTTGTCGCGGCAGGTGGAGGGCATCGTGGAAGCCTCGGCGTGGTCTGCGAACGACGACGAGCACGACCCGGAGGGTGTGACGATCGCGTTCGAGCGGGCCCAGGTGCAGGACCTGTTGCGGCAGGCGCGCGCCGATCTGGACGAGGTGGACGCCGCGATGCGCCGGTTGCGCGAGGGCACCTACGGACGCTGCGAGCGGTGCGGAGCCGACATCGGCGAGGGCCGCCTGGACGCCCTCCTCGCCACCCGGACCTGCATCCGCTGCGCCGACGCGCGACGGCGCTGA
- a CDS encoding 5'-methylthioadenosine/S-adenosylhomocysteine nucleosidase, producing MTDALVVVLTALNSEYAAVRQRIVNPKSHRHERGTLFEVGTIAGSRYRAALALTGKGNHSAAVLAERAIDEFAPVAVLFVGVAGALWDTPLGDIVVATHVYAYHGGTSEDDGLKARPRVWEIDHGVYQLAARVARERSWLDSAAAADAVPEVHFGPIAAGEVVHNSRRSAEAAWVRRNYNDAMAIEMEAAGVAQAGHLSGSPVAIVRGISDRADGTKTTGDDRVWQPRAARNAAAFAMRLAEELIRERELAVRDRKNENRDHNEGAGNPAPSVTNIAFGQVGIQTGALTGSNVWVATTPQPAPQADLVGELRRFRKELRQQRDSGTIPAEVYEEAQRALDSADDAAEERTPDRAERVVHALGRVRRAVSEVGELAAKVTALIAAVKGVS from the coding sequence ATGACTGATGCCCTGGTAGTGGTGCTGACCGCGCTCAATTCCGAGTACGCCGCGGTACGACAACGGATCGTGAACCCGAAGTCGCATCGGCATGAGCGCGGGACCTTGTTCGAAGTCGGAACGATCGCCGGTTCCCGTTACCGGGCGGCTCTGGCCCTCACCGGCAAGGGCAACCACTCCGCGGCTGTGCTCGCCGAACGAGCCATCGACGAGTTCGCACCGGTGGCCGTGCTGTTCGTGGGAGTGGCCGGGGCGCTGTGGGACACGCCGCTGGGTGACATCGTGGTGGCCACTCACGTGTACGCCTACCACGGCGGGACCAGTGAGGACGACGGTCTCAAGGCCCGTCCCCGCGTGTGGGAAATCGATCACGGCGTCTACCAGCTTGCCGCCCGGGTCGCGCGGGAGCGCAGCTGGCTCGACTCCGCAGCCGCGGCGGATGCGGTGCCGGAGGTGCACTTCGGTCCGATCGCGGCAGGAGAGGTCGTCCACAACTCACGGAGATCGGCCGAGGCCGCGTGGGTGCGGCGCAACTACAACGACGCCATGGCGATCGAGATGGAAGCTGCCGGTGTCGCTCAGGCAGGACACCTCAGCGGATCCCCGGTCGCCATCGTCCGTGGCATCAGCGACCGGGCCGACGGAACGAAGACGACTGGCGACGACCGCGTGTGGCAGCCGCGTGCCGCACGCAACGCCGCGGCGTTCGCGATGCGCCTCGCTGAAGAACTGATTCGAGAACGGGAGCTTGCAGTGCGTGATCGAAAGAACGAAAACCGCGACCACAACGAAGGCGCCGGAAATCCCGCCCCGTCCGTCACGAACATCGCCTTCGGGCAAGTCGGGATCCAGACCGGTGCGCTGACCGGGAGCAATGTGTGGGTCGCGACGACGCCGCAGCCCGCCCCCCAGGCGGACCTCGTCGGCGAGCTGCGCAGGTTCCGCAAGGAGCTGAGGCAGCAACGTGATTCGGGCACCATCCCGGCGGAGGTCTACGAGGAGGCGCAACGAGCCCTCGACTCGGCCGACGATGCGGCCGAGGAGAGGACACCGGACCGCGCCGAGCGGGTCGTCCACGCGCTGGGCCGCGTGCGCCGCGCGGTCTCGGAGGTCGGTGAACTCGCCGCGAAGGTGACAGCTCTCATCGCGGCGGTGAAAGGGGTGTCATGA
- a CDS encoding NUDIX hydrolase has translation MSSESWTPPAVLVAVDLVILTLRDSALNVLLVERGIDPFRGARALPGGFLNNAGEDIVAAARRELAEEANLDAATLHLEQLGAYGEPGRDPRGRVVSVAYLAISPGLPEPVAGTDAARAAWTPVDEALSDTARLAFDHRRILLDGVERARAKLENTSLATAFCAPTFTIAELQRVYEAVWGVALDPRNFYRKVQAVPDFIVPAGNQRTTKGRPARLFRAGSRTELTPPLTRP, from the coding sequence GTGTCGTCCGAATCCTGGACTCCTCCGGCCGTGCTGGTCGCCGTCGATCTCGTGATCCTCACGCTGCGCGACTCCGCACTGAACGTGCTGCTGGTCGAGCGCGGAATCGATCCGTTTCGCGGAGCTCGCGCGCTGCCCGGCGGTTTTCTGAACAACGCGGGTGAGGACATCGTCGCCGCCGCGCGCCGTGAATTGGCGGAGGAGGCGAACCTCGACGCCGCCACGCTGCACCTCGAACAACTCGGCGCTTACGGCGAGCCCGGCCGTGATCCACGGGGGCGGGTGGTGTCGGTGGCCTATCTGGCGATTTCGCCCGGGCTGCCGGAACCGGTGGCGGGCACCGACGCGGCACGGGCCGCGTGGACCCCGGTCGACGAAGCGTTGTCGGACACGGCTCGGCTGGCTTTCGACCACCGGCGGATCTTGCTGGACGGGGTCGAACGTGCGCGAGCGAAACTCGAGAACACCTCGCTGGCGACGGCCTTCTGCGCGCCGACCTTCACGATCGCCGAACTGCAACGGGTGTACGAGGCGGTGTGGGGTGTCGCGTTGGACCCGCGGAACTTCTACCGCAAGGTGCAGGCGGTACCGGACTTCATCGTCCCTGCCGGAAACCAGAGAACGACGAAGGGTCGCCCGGCCCGCCTTTTCCGGGCTGGTTCGCGAACTGAACTGACTCCGCCGTTGACCAGACCGTGA
- a CDS encoding winged helix-turn-helix domain-containing protein has translation MRSLCRRTGGGAPVVLRCGDVELDGTRRQASRGGVLLTLTPKEFLVLERLMTTPGTPVSRQELIEHAWDEMADPASNVLDVVVAQLRRKLREPRVIHTVRGTGYVISG, from the coding sequence GTGCGCAGCCTGTGCCGGCGCACCGGCGGGGGCGCCCCGGTGGTCCTGCGGTGCGGCGACGTCGAACTCGACGGAACCCGCAGGCAGGCCAGCCGGGGCGGCGTGCTGCTCACGTTGACGCCCAAGGAATTCCTGGTGCTGGAGAGGCTGATGACCACGCCCGGCACGCCGGTGTCCCGGCAGGAGCTGATCGAGCACGCGTGGGACGAGATGGCCGACCCGGCGTCCAACGTGCTCGACGTGGTGGTCGCCCAGTTGCGCCGCAAGCTGCGAGAGCCGCGGGTGATCCACACGGTGCGCGGGACGGGGTACGTGATCAGCGGGTGA
- a CDS encoding alpha/beta fold hydrolase → MVTDDLIRTRQAIFQQPGWLKACEMNMALQDLDTRKRNMLSDDDLRAIQAEALVIWTTKDPSGPVDEGERIASLIPNARLAVIENCGHWPQYEDAATFNRIHLDFLLGRDGEQP, encoded by the coding sequence ATGGTCACCGACGACCTCATCCGCACGCGGCAGGCGATCTTCCAGCAGCCCGGCTGGCTCAAGGCCTGCGAGATGAACATGGCGCTGCAGGACCTCGACACCCGCAAGCGCAACATGCTCAGCGACGACGACCTGCGCGCGATCCAGGCCGAGGCGCTGGTCATCTGGACGACCAAGGACCCCTCCGGCCCGGTGGACGAAGGCGAGCGGATCGCCTCGCTGATCCCGAACGCGCGCCTGGCGGTGATCGAGAACTGCGGGCACTGGCCGCAGTACGAGGACGCGGCCACGTTCAACCGGATCCACCTGGACTTCCTGCTCGGGCGGGACGGTGAGCAGCCGTGA
- a CDS encoding 3-carboxyethylcatechol 2,3-dioxygenase, with product MTLALLATSHSPLLDHVDLPADVSGELTEAFAQARAFVHDFDPDVVVNFGPDHYNGFFYRLMPPFCIGYAAESIGDYGSQAGPLNVPEDIARGIAEAVIAEGVDLAVSLDMQVDHGAVQPMEIVYGDITAKPFVPIFMNSVAPPFTPLARVRRLGEAAGRHLATLDRKVLLIASGGLSHDPPVPRLSNATADQRRMLMGEGGPLTPEAREARQQRVISAAREFAAGTATIQDLAPEWDRELLRILASGDLSPFDAWDPGEMTRIAGNSSHEVRTWIAAYAALGAAGPYSVRYSYYRPIRELIAGFALTTATPA from the coding sequence GTGACCCTGGCCCTCCTGGCCACCAGCCACAGCCCGCTGCTCGACCACGTCGACCTGCCGGCGGACGTCTCCGGCGAGCTGACCGAGGCCTTCGCGCAGGCCCGCGCGTTCGTCCACGACTTCGACCCCGACGTCGTGGTCAACTTCGGCCCGGACCACTACAACGGGTTCTTCTACCGGCTGATGCCACCGTTCTGCATCGGGTACGCGGCGGAGAGCATCGGCGACTACGGCAGCCAGGCGGGGCCGTTGAACGTCCCGGAGGACATCGCACGCGGTATCGCCGAGGCGGTCATCGCTGAGGGCGTCGACCTCGCCGTCTCCCTCGACATGCAGGTCGACCACGGCGCCGTGCAGCCCATGGAAATCGTCTACGGCGACATCACCGCCAAACCGTTCGTGCCGATCTTCATGAACTCGGTGGCGCCACCGTTCACCCCGCTGGCACGGGTCCGCAGGCTCGGCGAAGCCGCGGGACGCCACCTCGCGACGCTGGACCGGAAGGTCCTGCTGATCGCCTCCGGTGGTCTGTCCCACGATCCCCCGGTGCCGCGCCTGTCGAACGCCACCGCCGACCAGCGGCGGATGCTGATGGGCGAAGGCGGCCCGCTCACGCCCGAAGCGCGGGAGGCCCGGCAGCAGCGCGTCATCAGCGCAGCCCGCGAGTTCGCCGCGGGCACCGCGACCATCCAGGACCTGGCCCCCGAGTGGGATCGCGAACTGCTGCGAATCCTCGCCTCCGGCGACCTGAGCCCGTTCGATGCGTGGGACCCCGGCGAGATGACCCGCATCGCCGGGAACTCCTCGCACGAGGTCCGCACCTGGATCGCCGCGTACGCCGCGCTCGGCGCCGCCGGACCCTACTCGGTCCGGTACAGCTACTACCGGCCCATCCGCGAACTCATCGCGGGCTTCGCGCTGACGACCGCGACCCCGGCCTGA